One Streptococcus sp. zg-86 DNA window includes the following coding sequences:
- a CDS encoding alanine/glycine:cation symporter family protein — translation MLEILQRVNSLVWGAPLLMLLVGTGVYFTFRLGLFQVRKLPRAFGLVVADDRSGQGDVSSFAALCTALAATVGTGNIVGVATAIKTGGPGALFWMWVAAFFGMATKYAEGFLAIKYRTKDANGQVAGGPMHYITLGMGKKWKPLAGFFAISGVLVAFLGIGTFAQVNSITSSLENSFAFSPQIVSIILAVIVAVIIFGGIESISSVSTKVVPFMALLYIVATVALLAVNANQLLPTLGLVVKSAFTPSAALGGFAGASVRAAIQNGIARGVFSNESGLGSAPIAAAAAKSNQPVEQGLISMIGTFIDTIIICSLTGLSILVTGQWTVAGLEGAPLTQAAFATFFGTPGSLALTFSLVLFAFTTILGWSYYGERCFEFLFGTRFILLYRIIFIAMVALGGFLQLEVIWIIADIVNGLMALPNLIALLALSPIIIRETRKYFNTL, via the coding sequence ATGTTAGAAATCTTACAGCGTGTCAATAGTTTGGTCTGGGGAGCTCCTTTACTGATGTTGTTGGTGGGAACAGGGGTTTATTTTACCTTTCGGTTAGGGCTTTTTCAGGTCAGAAAACTGCCACGAGCCTTTGGGCTTGTCGTAGCAGATGATCGGAGTGGTCAGGGAGATGTGTCTAGTTTTGCAGCACTTTGTACGGCTCTGGCAGCAACGGTTGGAACAGGAAACATTGTCGGAGTAGCGACTGCCATTAAAACGGGTGGTCCAGGAGCCCTCTTTTGGATGTGGGTTGCAGCCTTTTTTGGAATGGCAACCAAGTATGCAGAAGGCTTTTTGGCAATTAAATATCGGACAAAAGATGCTAACGGTCAGGTAGCTGGAGGTCCCATGCACTACATCACACTTGGTATGGGTAAAAAATGGAAGCCTTTGGCTGGCTTCTTTGCGATTTCAGGCGTTCTAGTGGCTTTTCTTGGGATTGGAACCTTTGCACAGGTCAATTCGATTACTTCTTCCTTGGAAAATAGCTTTGCCTTTTCTCCTCAGATTGTGAGTATCATTCTGGCAGTCATTGTAGCAGTCATTATTTTTGGTGGAATTGAGTCTATCTCTAGTGTCTCAACTAAGGTAGTTCCTTTTATGGCCCTCTTATATATTGTAGCAACAGTGGCTTTGTTAGCTGTGAATGCCAATCAATTATTACCTACCCTTGGCTTAGTCGTGAAAAGTGCCTTTACACCAAGTGCGGCTCTAGGTGGTTTTGCAGGAGCTAGCGTGCGTGCAGCAATCCAAAATGGGATTGCCCGAGGCGTTTTTTCAAATGAATCAGGGCTTGGTTCAGCTCCAATTGCAGCAGCGGCAGCCAAGTCCAATCAGCCAGTCGAACAGGGCTTGATTTCCATGATTGGAACCTTTATTGATACTATTATTATCTGTAGCTTGACTGGCTTGTCTATTTTGGTAACAGGTCAATGGACAGTAGCAGGATTAGAAGGTGCGCCGTTGACACAGGCAGCTTTTGCAACCTTTTTTGGTACTCCAGGATCCCTTGCTCTAACTTTTAGCTTGGTTCTCTTTGCCTTTACAACCATTTTAGGGTGGAGTTATTATGGAGAACGCTGTTTTGAATTTCTCTTTGGGACACGGTTTATCTTGCTCTATCGTATCATCTTTATTGCCATGGTGGCCTTGGGCGGATTTCTCCAGTTGGAAGTGATTTGGATCATCGCTGATATTGTCAATGGATTAATGGCTCTGCCGAATTTGATTGCGCTACTAGCCTTATCGCCAATCATTATTCGTGAAACAAGGAAATATTTTAATACTCTATAG
- a CDS encoding transketolase, with protein MTNRLEELTHFAKEIRYHTLTTLNQLGFGHYGGSLSIVEVLAALYGEVLDVTIQNFASKERDHFVLSKGHAGPALYSTLYLKGFFDHDFLWSLNRNGTRLPSHPDRNLTPGVDMTTGSLGQGMSVATGIAYGKQITNSPHYTYALVGDGELNEGQCWEAAQFAAHQELSHLILFVDDNKKQLDGPTAEICQTFDFVEKFASFGWESVRVDGSSIEAILEAIQAMKDSRSSRPKCIVLDTVKGQGIDFLETMASNHHLRLSGQLVDDLEAAAQALASELEVTE; from the coding sequence ATGACAAATAGGCTAGAAGAATTGACACACTTTGCAAAAGAAATTAGATACCATACTCTGACAACCTTGAATCAACTTGGATTTGGTCACTATGGTGGAAGTTTGTCAATTGTTGAAGTTTTAGCCGCTCTATATGGTGAGGTTCTGGATGTAACTATCCAGAATTTCGCTTCTAAGGAGCGTGATCACTTTGTCCTGTCAAAAGGGCATGCAGGGCCAGCCTTGTATAGTACCTTGTACTTGAAAGGTTTCTTTGACCATGATTTTCTCTGGTCGTTGAACCGCAACGGAACACGTTTACCGTCTCATCCTGACCGGAACTTGACACCGGGGGTAGATATGACAACTGGTTCGCTTGGTCAAGGAATGAGTGTTGCGACAGGAATTGCCTACGGTAAACAAATTACGAATTCGCCTCACTATACCTATGCCTTAGTAGGAGATGGAGAATTGAATGAAGGTCAGTGTTGGGAAGCGGCTCAGTTCGCAGCACACCAAGAGTTATCTCACTTGATTCTTTTTGTAGATGATAATAAGAAACAATTAGATGGTCCTACTGCAGAAATTTGCCAAACCTTTGATTTTGTAGAAAAATTTGCCTCCTTTGGTTGGGAATCCGTTCGGGTAGATGGTTCTAGTATCGAAGCAATTCTTGAGGCGATTCAAGCGATGAAAGACAGTCGTTCTTCTCGTCCAAAATGTATTGTACTTGATACTGTCAAGGGACAAGGAATTGATTTCCTTGAAACGATGGCAAGTAACCACCATTTACGACTATCTGGTCAATTGGTGGATGATTTAGAAGCTGCTGCACAGGCGTTAGCAAGTGAATTGGAGGTCACAGAATGA
- a CDS encoding mechanosensitive ion channel family protein, whose protein sequence is MSFFAKYLAQFDLDTLVMELVSKLLSLILLVLVFYIIKKIVTISVRKLFLSSIRVSTQEVGRQKTIARLLESGLNYLLYFLLLYSVLTILGLPVSSLLAGAGIAGVAIGMGAQGFLSDLVNGFFILLERQFDVGDVVGLTNGSIKIKGTVVSVGIRTTQVRDGDGTLHFIPNRNILVVSNQSRGDMRVQVDIPLSLTADLDKVWQVIERVNQKELASQTAIKGAKMVGPQTLENGSFVFRVQFFVTSGQQSPIYQHFYMVYHQALLTEGIDLHA, encoded by the coding sequence ATGTCATTTTTTGCAAAATATCTAGCCCAATTTGATTTAGACACTCTTGTCATGGAGCTGGTTAGTAAGCTCCTGTCGCTCATTCTTCTCGTTCTTGTTTTTTATATCATTAAGAAAATAGTTACCATTTCTGTCAGAAAGCTCTTTTTATCCTCTATTCGCGTATCAACACAAGAGGTGGGACGACAAAAAACCATTGCTCGTCTCTTGGAAAGTGGTTTGAACTATCTGTTGTACTTTCTCTTACTGTATTCTGTCTTGACGATTCTAGGACTGCCAGTTTCTAGTCTGCTCGCAGGTGCAGGAATTGCGGGGGTTGCTATTGGAATGGGGGCTCAGGGCTTTTTATCAGACTTGGTCAATGGTTTCTTCATTCTGCTTGAACGCCAATTTGATGTAGGAGATGTGGTTGGCTTGACCAATGGCTCCATTAAGATAAAAGGGACTGTTGTCAGCGTAGGCATCAGAACAACTCAGGTTCGAGATGGAGATGGCACACTTCATTTCATTCCAAATCGCAATATTCTAGTGGTGAGCAATCAATCGCGAGGTGATATGCGTGTTCAGGTAGATATCCCGCTGAGTCTGACGGCTGATTTGGATAAGGTTTGGCAGGTTATCGAACGTGTCAATCAAAAGGAATTAGCTTCCCAAACTGCAATTAAAGGAGCGAAAATGGTTGGTCCTCAGACACTTGAAAATGGCTCTTTTGTTTTTCGTGTCCAATTTTTTGTGACCAGTGGACAGCAAAGTCCGATTTACCAGCACTTTTATATGGTGTATCACCAAGCTCTACTTACTGAAGGTATTGATCTTCATGCATAA
- a CDS encoding PTS ascorbate transporter subunit IIC: protein MFLNFLIDIAKTPSILVALIAILGLALQKKPAADLIKGGLKTFVGFIVVGGGANIIISSLEPFSKMFEQAFHLTGVVPNNEAVVAVALTEYGTATSLIMLLGMIFNIAIARFTRFKYIFLTGHHTLYMACMIAVILSVAGFTSAGLIVMGGLALALIMTLSPAFVQKYMVQLTGNDKVALGHFGSLGYWLSGFIGGLVGDKSTSTEDIKFPKGLAFLRDSTVSIAISMSVIYMIVAFFAGGDYIKENLSNGTNSMVYALTLGGTFAAGVFVILAGVRLILAEIVPAFKGISEKLVPNSKPALDCPIVYPYAPNAVLIGFISSFVGGIVSMFILIATGGVVILPGVVPHFFCGATAGVMGNASGGVRGAVIGSFVHGMLISFLPVFLLPVLGNLGFAGSTFSDADFGLSGIFLGLLADHGGVMTVSIGIFAILALMVGLSVVKKDQKEG, encoded by the coding sequence ATGTTTTTAAATTTTTTAATTGATATTGCAAAGACGCCTTCAATTTTGGTTGCGTTGATTGCAATTTTAGGATTGGCTCTTCAAAAGAAGCCAGCAGCTGATTTGATTAAAGGTGGCTTGAAAACCTTTGTTGGGTTCATTGTTGTTGGTGGTGGTGCCAATATTATTATTAGCTCACTTGAGCCATTCAGTAAAATGTTTGAACAAGCCTTTCATTTGACAGGGGTTGTTCCAAATAACGAAGCAGTCGTAGCGGTTGCCTTGACAGAATATGGTACAGCGACTTCGCTAATCATGTTACTCGGTATGATTTTCAATATCGCAATTGCTCGCTTTACTCGCTTTAAATACATCTTCTTGACAGGTCACCATACGCTTTATATGGCGTGTATGATTGCGGTTATTCTCTCTGTGGCAGGATTTACCTCTGCTGGTTTGATTGTCATGGGTGGATTGGCTCTTGCCTTAATCATGACCTTGTCTCCAGCCTTTGTACAAAAATACATGGTTCAATTGACTGGTAATGATAAGGTGGCGCTTGGTCACTTTGGTTCACTTGGTTACTGGCTCAGCGGATTTATCGGTGGTCTTGTAGGGGACAAATCAACTTCAACAGAAGATATTAAATTCCCTAAAGGTTTGGCATTCTTGCGTGATAGTACCGTAAGTATCGCTATTTCAATGTCTGTTATTTATATGATTGTAGCCTTCTTTGCAGGTGGCGACTACATTAAAGAAAATCTTAGCAATGGAACAAATAGCATGGTGTATGCTCTTACCCTTGGTGGTACATTTGCAGCAGGTGTCTTTGTTATCTTGGCAGGTGTCCGCTTAATCTTGGCAGAAATCGTTCCAGCCTTCAAAGGAATTTCAGAAAAATTGGTACCAAATTCAAAACCAGCCTTGGACTGCCCAATCGTGTATCCATATGCTCCAAATGCTGTATTGATTGGTTTTATCTCTAGCTTTGTTGGTGGTATCGTGAGCATGTTCATCTTGATTGCAACAGGTGGCGTGGTTATCTTGCCAGGTGTTGTACCTCACTTCTTCTGTGGTGCGACTGCAGGGGTTATGGGAAATGCCTCAGGTGGTGTTCGTGGTGCTGTTATCGGTTCATTTGTTCATGGTATGCTCATTAGCTTCCTTCCAGTCTTCTTGCTTCCAGTTCTAGGAAATCTTGGATTTGCTGGTTCAACATTCTCTGATGCAGACTTTGGTCTATCAGGAATCTTCCTTGGTCTTCTAGCAGATCATGGTGGTGTCATGACTGTTTCAATCGGTATCTTTGCAATCTTGGCATTGATGGTTGGTTTATCAGTTGTCAAGAAAGATCAGAAAGAAGGATAA
- a CDS encoding response regulator transcription factor, with amino-acid sequence MYKILVIDDDLEILKLIRTILEMKNFSVTTRQEVSLPIDPKAFKGFDLILLDVMLQQTDGLAICRAIRQEVDTPIVFVSARDTEEDIVKGLQLGGDDYITKPFGVKQLSAKVEAHLRREVRTRQAQDRYEQVVRELGAVSFFLEEKQVSIRGQVLPLTQREYAILELLSRYPQKVFTREEIYEQVYDEEADALFHSISEYIYQIRTKFAPHGVNPIKTIRGIGYQYADDTLLH; translated from the coding sequence ATGTATAAGATTTTGGTAATAGATGATGATCTGGAAATTTTGAAATTGATTCGAACGATTTTAGAGATGAAGAACTTTTCTGTTACTACTCGTCAGGAAGTGTCATTGCCCATTGATCCAAAAGCCTTTAAGGGGTTTGATTTGATTTTGTTGGATGTGATGTTGCAACAAACGGATGGTCTTGCGATTTGTAGAGCGATTCGGCAAGAAGTGGATACACCGATTGTCTTTGTCAGTGCTAGGGATACGGAAGAAGATATTGTCAAAGGACTGCAGTTAGGTGGGGATGACTATATTACGAAACCTTTTGGGGTCAAACAACTGAGCGCAAAAGTGGAGGCTCATCTGAGAAGAGAGGTGCGAACTCGACAGGCTCAAGATAGATATGAGCAGGTCGTTCGTGAACTGGGTGCTGTCAGCTTTTTCTTGGAAGAGAAACAAGTTAGTATTAGGGGACAGGTCTTGCCTCTAACGCAACGAGAGTATGCTATTTTAGAGTTGCTTTCTCGTTATCCACAAAAAGTCTTTACACGAGAAGAAATCTATGAACAGGTCTATGATGAAGAGGCGGATGCTCTGTTTCATTCTATTTCAGAATATATCTATCAGATTCGGACAAAATTTGCGCCACACGGTGTCAATCCAATTAAAACGATCAGAGGGATAGGGTATCAATATGCAGATGACACACTACTCCATTAA
- a CDS encoding transketolase family protein, which yields MRQTTEMRLVYSDFLAEVGKVNQEIAALEADLSSSMSTSKLPSILGGRYVNVGIMEQEMVGVAAGMSILGYKPYLHTFGPFASRRVFDQVFLSLGYAQLNATVIGSDAGVSAEMNGGTHMPFEDLGLMRLIPKARIYEVSDDIQFRAVLDETLETDGMKYIRTIRKAPTAIYQGGEDFSKGYCVLREGAAATIVASGIMVEQALKAADCLAEEGIAVQVIDLFRMKPIHEEVLGLLAGKPVITAENHNRVGGLGSAVCELASTSPNTPVYRVGVDESFGQVGQQAYLMDVYGLTAKHIVAQVKAVLA from the coding sequence ATGAGACAAACAACAGAAATGCGTTTGGTATATAGCGACTTCCTTGCTGAAGTCGGTAAGGTTAATCAAGAAATTGCAGCCTTAGAAGCGGATTTATCAAGCTCAATGTCGACAAGTAAATTGCCGTCTATCCTTGGTGGACGTTATGTCAACGTTGGAATTATGGAGCAAGAAATGGTAGGGGTAGCAGCAGGGATGTCTATTTTAGGCTACAAACCTTATTTGCATACATTTGGTCCATTTGCCAGTCGCCGTGTCTTTGACCAAGTATTCTTATCACTAGGCTATGCTCAATTAAATGCGACAGTGATTGGTTCAGATGCGGGTGTATCAGCTGAAATGAATGGTGGCACACACATGCCATTTGAAGATCTTGGCTTGATGCGCTTGATTCCAAAAGCACGGATTTATGAAGTTAGTGATGATATCCAATTCCGAGCAGTCTTGGATGAGACCTTGGAAACAGATGGTATGAAGTATATTCGAACCATTCGTAAAGCTCCAACAGCTATTTATCAAGGTGGCGAAGACTTTAGCAAGGGCTATTGTGTCTTGCGCGAAGGAGCAGCTGCGACAATTGTCGCAAGTGGAATCATGGTGGAGCAGGCTTTGAAAGCAGCAGATTGCTTGGCAGAAGAAGGCATTGCGGTGCAAGTCATTGACCTCTTTCGAATGAAGCCAATCCATGAAGAGGTTCTGGGGTTGCTTGCAGGCAAGCCAGTGATTACTGCAGAAAACCACAATCGTGTGGGTGGTCTTGGTAGTGCTGTTTGTGAATTAGCAAGTACCAGTCCAAATACTCCAGTTTACCGTGTCGGTGTCGATGAATCCTTTGGTCAAGTGGGTCAACAAGCCTACCTCATGGATGTCTATGGTCTGACCGCAAAACACATCGTAGCTCAGGTCAAGGCAGTATTAGCTTAG
- a CDS encoding PTS sugar transporter subunit IIB: MLRIGTACGSGLGSSFMVQMNIESILRDLGVSDVNVEHYDLGGANPSEADVWIVARDLADSATHLGDVRVLNSIIDMDELKELVTAICQEKGLI, from the coding sequence ATGTTACGAATCGGTACTGCATGTGGTTCAGGATTGGGGTCAAGTTTCATGGTGCAAATGAACATTGAGTCAATCTTGAGAGATTTAGGCGTTTCAGATGTAAACGTTGAGCATTATGACTTGGGTGGTGCAAATCCAAGTGAAGCTGATGTATGGATTGTAGCTCGTGACTTGGCAGATTCTGCAACACACTTGGGCGATGTTCGTGTCTTAAATAGTATTATTGACATGGATGAACTCAAAGAACTCGTTACAGCAATTTGTCAGGAAAAAGGCTTAATTTAA
- a CDS encoding cation transporter: MQKSIEQRSLTVNFIITFIVSVAGIIVYFVTDIQALLLDGFFSFISFLSAMVGIYISRISHKKTTRYPHGLHFLEPLYAIFKSILILLLLLLAFINASETALHYFLAGEGEPLLVGPILPYTLFVVTLCFALSFYNHYQNRKINFLSTILKAETKGSMIDGLQSLGAGLAFCLLYFIDLNGTFGFLHYTADFFITSISVICLLPEPVKMLHVAFIELSHGLTTDQEITEPIDDLILQHFKHVLPHINYQIVKIGMALSVKIYVENHDAELLLRILSIRPHFLEELQALYPNARASIIYI; this comes from the coding sequence GTGCAAAAAAGCATCGAACAACGATCATTAACAGTCAATTTTATCATCACCTTTATTGTATCGGTTGCTGGAATTATCGTCTACTTTGTGACCGATATACAAGCCCTTCTACTGGACGGTTTTTTCTCATTTATTAGCTTTTTGTCTGCAATGGTTGGGATTTATATTTCGCGAATTAGCCACAAAAAGACCACGCGCTATCCACATGGTCTTCATTTCTTAGAGCCACTCTATGCCATTTTCAAATCTATCCTGATTTTGCTATTGTTGCTATTGGCTTTTATCAATGCTTCTGAGACTGCTCTGCATTATTTCCTTGCTGGTGAAGGGGAGCCACTTCTTGTCGGACCAATCTTACCCTATACCCTCTTTGTTGTGACGCTCTGCTTTGCACTTAGCTTTTATAATCACTATCAAAATCGAAAAATCAATTTCCTAAGTACCATTTTAAAGGCTGAAACCAAGGGGAGTATGATTGACGGATTGCAGTCATTAGGAGCAGGTCTCGCCTTTTGCCTTCTCTACTTTATTGATCTCAATGGCACATTCGGCTTTTTACACTACACAGCTGACTTCTTTATCACCAGCATTTCCGTTATCTGCCTCCTGCCAGAGCCTGTTAAAATGCTCCACGTTGCTTTTATCGAACTGTCACACGGCCTTACGACTGACCAAGAAATTACTGAGCCGATTGATGATTTGATTCTACAACATTTCAAACATGTCCTGCCCCATATCAATTACCAGATTGTCAAAATTGGGATGGCACTATCAGTCAAAATCTATGTTGAAAACCATGATGCGGAGCTACTCTTGCGCATTCTTTCTATTCGACCTCATTTTTTAGAAGAATTACAAGCCCTCTATCCCAATGCTCGAGCCTCGATTATCTATATCTAG
- a CDS encoding L-threonylcarbamoyladenylate synthase produces the protein MTKQIHWDGQLSQEGLDIIKGEGGVIVCPTKVGYIIMTADKAGLERKFDAKERKRNKPGVVLCGSMEELRELAQMTPEIDAFYQKHWDEDILLGCILPWREEAYAKLKAYGDGREELMTDSRGTSCFVIKFGVAGEQIAKAMWEKEGRMVYASSANPSGKGNRGKVEGIGERIEAKVDLVIEADDYVASIQPDKTIETRYEQGVMVSMVDADGKLIPEQGKDSRSISPCPVVIRKGLDIHKIMMHLSDHFNSWDYRQGEYY, from the coding sequence ATGACGAAACAAATCCACTGGGACGGACAACTGTCACAAGAAGGACTTGACATTATCAAAGGAGAAGGGGGCGTGATTGTCTGCCCTACCAAGGTTGGCTATATTATCATGACCGCTGATAAGGCTGGTTTGGAACGAAAATTTGATGCCAAGGAACGCAAACGCAATAAGCCTGGAGTCGTCTTATGTGGCAGCATGGAAGAACTCCGTGAATTAGCGCAAATGACTCCTGAAATTGATGCCTTCTACCAAAAGCATTGGGACGAAGATATTTTGCTTGGTTGTATCCTTCCTTGGCGTGAAGAGGCCTATGCAAAACTCAAAGCCTACGGCGATGGTCGCGAGGAATTGATGACAGATAGTCGTGGAACTTCCTGCTTTGTCATCAAATTTGGTGTTGCCGGCGAGCAAATTGCCAAAGCAATGTGGGAAAAAGAAGGTCGTATGGTCTACGCTTCTTCTGCGAATCCGTCTGGTAAAGGAAACCGTGGGAAGGTCGAAGGAATCGGTGAGCGTATCGAAGCAAAAGTTGATCTTGTTATCGAAGCAGACGATTATGTAGCTTCTATCCAGCCTGACAAGACCATTGAAACCCGTTATGAACAAGGGGTCATGGTTTCTATGGTAGACGCCGATGGCAAGCTCATCCCAGAGCAAGGAAAGGACAGCCGTTCGATTTCTCCATGCCCTGTCGTCATTCGTAAAGGTCTTGATATTCATAAAATCATGATGCACCTGTCTGACCACTTCAACTCATGGGACTACCGCCAAGGTGAATATTACTAA
- a CDS encoding GNAT family N-acetyltransferase, translating to MNKLHLKSFTEGDLKQIWEIGFRAADPEWKKWDAPYFDDYQAYDKFEVFKEGNEYPFLRLPRVQGIFIGEKPIGMLSYYWENEETRWLEIGIIIYDPAYWNDGYGTQALTLWIEHIFATMPELEHIGLTTWSGNKRMMRVAEKLGMIKEAQIRKVRYWQGVYYDSVKYGILREEWEMQRSAKATLL from the coding sequence ATGAACAAACTCCACTTAAAATCCTTTACAGAGGGCGATCTCAAGCAAATTTGGGAAATCGGCTTTCGAGCAGCTGACCCTGAATGGAAAAAATGGGACGCTCCTTATTTTGATGATTACCAAGCTTATGACAAATTTGAAGTCTTTAAAGAAGGGAACGAATATCCTTTCCTACGATTACCAAGAGTCCAGGGAATTTTTATAGGTGAAAAGCCAATTGGCATGCTCTCCTACTATTGGGAAAACGAGGAAACTCGGTGGCTCGAAATAGGAATCATCATCTATGATCCCGCCTACTGGAACGATGGCTATGGCACTCAGGCCTTAACACTTTGGATAGAGCATATCTTTGCTACCATGCCAGAGCTAGAACATATCGGTCTGACAACTTGGAGCGGCAACAAACGCATGATGAGAGTAGCTGAAAAATTGGGTATGATCAAAGAAGCCCAAATCCGCAAAGTCCGCTACTGGCAAGGTGTCTATTACGACTCCGTCAAATACGGCATTCTTAGAGAAGAATGGGAAATGCAAAGAAGTGCTAAAGCAACATTACTATAG
- a CDS encoding sensor histidine kinase, with protein sequence MQMTHYSIKHRVLRSVGEIAIGTIMQLIGLIGLSYLLIMTQQVIVTDGQLAVSIDEHATVQGIRDQIDPFFYDYAVFDQATGELLAGRYQEGELKQYQAVFKNQKDAIHRSAAYVPYSNRQLTLVLREPLLPEFTNPSLRFISWNVFSYVLFFIGECLIVTWSILRLIQEFVHHFQAVRSISLSMGKPQISDQAFQARLLEFDEILRTLEEKSHELAQLLEAERQEKRDLSFQVAALSHDVKTPLTVLKGNLELLEMTALTDQQARFVESMGYSLAIFERYFQSMLSYTRLLYEDRDNREHIVLAELLDDIQIELRDMLEQKKIDFQIINEVESIVFLGNAFLVHRALMNILVNAVQYGADSGRISLTICRQATYLLFKIWNNGAPFSAAALKQGTNLFFTEDGGRSGRHYGIGLAFAQGVAKRHQGYVQLHNPSTGGAEVIVAIEKREVNP encoded by the coding sequence ATGCAGATGACACACTACTCCATTAAACACCGAGTTCTACGAAGTGTAGGAGAAATCGCCATTGGGACAATTATGCAGCTTATCGGTCTAATTGGCTTGTCTTATTTGCTCATTATGACGCAGCAAGTAATCGTTACCGATGGTCAGTTGGCTGTTTCGATTGATGAACACGCTACTGTTCAGGGCATTCGTGACCAGATCGATCCATTTTTTTATGATTATGCTGTGTTTGATCAAGCAACTGGTGAGCTTCTTGCAGGACGTTATCAAGAGGGAGAATTGAAACAGTATCAAGCTGTTTTTAAGAATCAAAAGGATGCTATACATCGGTCTGCAGCCTATGTTCCTTATTCCAACCGGCAACTCACTCTTGTGCTTCGTGAACCTCTGCTACCTGAATTTACCAATCCTAGTCTTCGTTTTATTTCGTGGAATGTCTTTAGTTATGTTCTTTTTTTCATTGGCGAATGCCTAATCGTCACTTGGTCTATTCTACGCTTGATACAGGAGTTTGTACACCATTTTCAAGCGGTACGAAGCATTTCCTTGAGTATGGGCAAACCGCAGATATCAGATCAAGCCTTCCAAGCAAGATTACTAGAGTTTGACGAAATTTTACGAACGTTGGAGGAAAAAAGTCATGAATTAGCGCAATTACTGGAGGCGGAACGACAGGAAAAAAGAGATTTGTCCTTTCAAGTGGCTGCCCTATCTCATGATGTTAAAACTCCTTTAACCGTCTTAAAAGGGAATTTGGAATTGCTAGAGATGACTGCCTTGACAGATCAACAGGCTCGGTTTGTTGAATCAATGGGGTATAGTCTTGCAATCTTTGAACGGTATTTTCAGTCCATGCTGTCTTACACGCGCCTCTTGTATGAAGACAGAGATAATCGAGAACACATCGTTCTAGCAGAGTTGTTGGACGATATACAGATTGAGCTAAGGGATATGCTGGAGCAAAAGAAGATTGATTTTCAAATCATCAATGAAGTGGAGTCAATTGTCTTTTTGGGAAATGCCTTTTTAGTACACCGTGCTTTGATGAATATTCTAGTCAATGCTGTCCAATATGGGGCAGATAGTGGACGGATTAGCTTGACCATTTGTCGTCAAGCTACGTATCTTTTGTTTAAAATTTGGAATAATGGCGCCCCTTTTTCAGCAGCCGCTCTGAAACAGGGAACCAATTTATTTTTTACCGAAGACGGTGGACGAAGCGGCAGACATTATGGTATTGGACTAGCTTTTGCCCAAGGAGTGGCCAAGCGTCATCAGGGTTATGTGCAATTGCATAATCCCTCAACTGGAGGTGCAGAAGTGATAGTGGCTATTGAGAAGAGAGAAGTGAACCCCTAG